A window of the Parambassis ranga chromosome 17, fParRan2.1, whole genome shotgun sequence genome harbors these coding sequences:
- the lrrc8da gene encoding volume-regulated anion channel subunit LRRC8D isoform X1, with translation MMFTLTEVASLNDIQPTYRILKPWWDVFMDYLGLVMLMLAIFAMTMQITKDQVACLPYLEDPDQPKPSSFPQSSTVEESSSAATGAPVTATNVVSGLRTAQQQTAVASETYLNQPPPTGVKTNLDFQQYVFINQMCYHVALPWYSKYFPYLTLIHTIVLMVSSNFWFKYPKTSSKIEHFVSILGRCFESPWTTKALSETACEDSEENKQRLTGTSSAPKQVSLEGDDSTTVSPSTPMLGVKFSADKPIAEVPSSLTILDKKDGEQAKALFEKVRKFRAHVEDSDFIYKLYVAQTVVKTIKFILILSYTSTFFAKINFIHECKPEIKQLTGYKKFFCTHNMAYMLNKLLISYMALILIYGMTCLYSLFWVFRRPLKEYSFEKVREESSFSDIPDVKNDFAFLLHMVDQYDQLYSKRFGVFLSEVSENKLREISLNHEWTFEKLRQLVTRNAQDQQELHLFMLSGLPNAVFDLTDVEVLKLELIPEVRFSAKVSQMTSLRELHLCHSPAKVEQTGFAFLRDNLRCLHVKFTDVAEIPPWVYLLRSLRVLNLIGNLSSENNKMIGLESMRDLRHLKTLSLKSNLTKMPTNITELSPHLIRLVVHNDGTKLLVLNSLKKMVNLVELELHTCELERIPHAIFSLINLQELDLKSNNIRTIEEIISFQHLKRLTCLKLWHNKIITIPSSIGQVKSLEALHLSHNKLESLPPALFTLPKLRHLDVGFNSITVLPPEVGLLHNLQHLAINANKLEVLPKPMFRCTKLKVLCLGNNALTVLPESVGQLVQLTQLELRGNCLDRLPAQLGNCRLLRRNGLVVEDHLFDTLPVEVKESISRETSFTSGL, from the exons A TGATGTTCACGCTTACAGAGGTTGCATCCCTGAATGACATCCAGCCAACATATCGTATCTTGAAGCCATGGTGGGATGTCTTCATGGACTACCTTGGGCTGGTCATGCTCATGCTGGCCATATTTGCGATGACCATGCAGATCACCAAGGACCAGGTGGCTTGCCTTCCATATCTGGAGGACCCGGATCAACCTAAACCTAGCTCGTTCCCTCAGTCGAGTACAGTGGAAGAATCCTCTTCCGCGGCCACCGGGGCCCCTGTGACGGCCACCAATGTTGTCAGTGGGCTCCGCACGGCacaacaacaaactgctgtggcGTCAGAGACCTATCTCAATCAGCCCCCACCAACAGGTGTCAAAACTAACTTGGACTTTCAACAGTATGTctttatcaaccaaatgtgttACCACGTTGCCTTGCCCTGGTATTCCAAGTACTTTCCATACCTTACTCTCATCCACACCATTGTTCTCATGGTCAGTAGCAATTTCTGGTTCAAATACCCCAAAACAAGTTCAAAGATCGAGCATTTTGTGTCCATCCTTGGAAGATGTTTTGAATCTCCTTGGACTACAAAGGCGCTGTCCGAGACCGCTTGTGAGGACTcggaagaaaacaaacagaggtTAACTGGCACCTCTTCAGCCCCCAAGCAGGTGTCTTTAGAGGGTGATGATAGCACAACTGTCAGCCCATCCACACCCATGCTCGGGGTGAAATTTTCTGCAGATAAGCCCATTGCAGAGGTCCCAAGTAGCCTGACTATCCTGGATAAAAAAGATGGGGAGCAGGCCAAAGCCCTGTTTGAGAAAGTGAGAAAATTCAGAGCTCATGTGGAGGACAGTGATTTTATCTACAAGCTTTATGTAGCACAGACTGTCGTCAAAACCATcaaatttattttaatattgtcCTACACGTCAACATTTTTTGCTAAAATAAATTTTATACATGAGTGTAAACCTGAAATAAAACAGCTGACAGGATATAAAAAGTTCTTCTGCACGCACAACATGGCTTACATGCTGAACAAGCTGCTCATAAGCTACATGGCCTTGATTCTGATCTATGGGATGACATGCTTGTACTCTCTCTTCTGGGTCTTTCGGCGTCCTCTAAAAGAGTACTCATTCGAGAAGGTCAGGGAGGAAAGCAGCTTTAGTGACATTCCTGATGTCAAAAATGACTTTGCATTCCTCTTACACATGGTTGACCAGTATGACCAACTTTACTCTAAGCGCTTTGGTGTATTCTTGTCTGAGGTGAGTGAAAACAAGCTGAGGGAGATCAGCCTAAATCACGAGTGGACCTTTGAAAAATTGAGGCAACTTGTGACTCGTAATGCACAAGACCAGCAGGAGCTGCACCTCTTCATGCTCTCTGGCCTTCCAAACGCAGTATTTGACCTAACAGACGTGGAGGTGCTTAAACTGGAGCTGATTCCTGAGGTGAGGTTCTCAGCCAAAGTCTCCCAAATGACCAGCCTGCGGGAGCTGCACCTTTGCCACTCTCCAGCCAAAGTGGAGCAGACAGGCTTTGCTTTCCTCCGTGACAATCTCCGATGCCTTCATGTCAAGTTCACCGATGTTGCTGAGATTCCACCATGGGTGTATTTGCTAAGGAGTTTGAGGGTGCTTAACCTCATTGGCAATTTGAgctcagaaaacaacaaaatgattGGTCTGGAGTCCATGCGAGACTTGAGGCATCTAAAGACACTAAGCCTGAAGAGCAACCTCACAAAAATGcccacaaacatcacagagctgTCGCCACATCTGATTCGATTGGTGGTGCACAATGACGGTACAAAACTGCTGGTACTGAACAGTCTGAAAAAAATGGTGAATCTGGTTGAATTGGAGCTGCACACCTGCGAGCTGGAGAGAATCCCCCATGCCATTTTCAGCTTGATCAACTTGCAGGAGCTTGATTTGAAATCCAACAACATTCGAACCATAGAAGAGATCATCAGCTTCCAGCACCTCAAGAGGCTGACATGCCTCAAACTGTGGCACAACAAAATTATCACCATCCCCTCTTCCATTGGCCAAGTCAAGTCTCTGGAGgccctccacctctctcacaATAAGCTGGAGTCCTTACCTCCAGCCCTGTTCACACTGCCTAAACTACGACATTTGGATGTGGGATTCAACTCTATTACGGTACTTCCTCCAGAAGTGGGGCTCCTCCACAACCTCCAGCACTTAGCCATCAACGCCAACAAGCTAGAGGTGCTGCCCAAGCCTATGTTCAGGTGCACCAAGCTAAAGGTGCTGTGTCTGGGGAACAATGCACTCACCGTGCTGCCGGAGTCTGTGGGTCAGCTGGTCCAGCTCACTCAACTGGAGCTCAGAGGAAACTGTCTGGACAGGCTGCCTGCTCAGCTGGGAAACTGCCGTCTGCTGCGCAGAAATGGCCTCGTTGTGGAGGACCATCTTTTTGATACCCTGCCTGTGGAGGTCAAGGAGAGCATTAGCAGAGAAACCAGCTTTACGAGTGGCTTATAG
- the lrrc8da gene encoding volume-regulated anion channel subunit LRRC8D isoform X3 → MFTLTEVASLNDIQPTYRILKPWWDVFMDYLGLVMLMLAIFAMTMQITKDQVACLPYLEDPDQPKPSSFPQSSTVEESSSAATGAPVTATNVVSGLRTAQQQTAVASETYLNQPPPTGVKTNLDFQQYVFINQMCYHVALPWYSKYFPYLTLIHTIVLMVSSNFWFKYPKTSSKIEHFVSILGRCFESPWTTKALSETACEDSEENKQRLTGTSSAPKQVSLEGDDSTTVSPSTPMLGVKFSADKPIAEVPSSLTILDKKDGEQAKALFEKVRKFRAHVEDSDFIYKLYVAQTVVKTIKFILILSYTSTFFAKINFIHECKPEIKQLTGYKKFFCTHNMAYMLNKLLISYMALILIYGMTCLYSLFWVFRRPLKEYSFEKVREESSFSDIPDVKNDFAFLLHMVDQYDQLYSKRFGVFLSEVSENKLREISLNHEWTFEKLRQLVTRNAQDQQELHLFMLSGLPNAVFDLTDVEVLKLELIPEVRFSAKVSQMTSLRELHLCHSPAKVEQTGFAFLRDNLRCLHVKFTDVAEIPPWVYLLRSLRVLNLIGNLSSENNKMIGLESMRDLRHLKTLSLKSNLTKMPTNITELSPHLIRLVVHNDGTKLLVLNSLKKMVNLVELELHTCELERIPHAIFSLINLQELDLKSNNIRTIEEIISFQHLKRLTCLKLWHNKIITIPSSIGQVKSLEALHLSHNKLESLPPALFTLPKLRHLDVGFNSITVLPPEVGLLHNLQHLAINANKLEVLPKPMFRCTKLKVLCLGNNALTVLPESVGQLVQLTQLELRGNCLDRLPAQLGNCRLLRRNGLVVEDHLFDTLPVEVKESISRETSFTSGL, encoded by the coding sequence ATGTTCACGCTTACAGAGGTTGCATCCCTGAATGACATCCAGCCAACATATCGTATCTTGAAGCCATGGTGGGATGTCTTCATGGACTACCTTGGGCTGGTCATGCTCATGCTGGCCATATTTGCGATGACCATGCAGATCACCAAGGACCAGGTGGCTTGCCTTCCATATCTGGAGGACCCGGATCAACCTAAACCTAGCTCGTTCCCTCAGTCGAGTACAGTGGAAGAATCCTCTTCCGCGGCCACCGGGGCCCCTGTGACGGCCACCAATGTTGTCAGTGGGCTCCGCACGGCacaacaacaaactgctgtggcGTCAGAGACCTATCTCAATCAGCCCCCACCAACAGGTGTCAAAACTAACTTGGACTTTCAACAGTATGTctttatcaaccaaatgtgttACCACGTTGCCTTGCCCTGGTATTCCAAGTACTTTCCATACCTTACTCTCATCCACACCATTGTTCTCATGGTCAGTAGCAATTTCTGGTTCAAATACCCCAAAACAAGTTCAAAGATCGAGCATTTTGTGTCCATCCTTGGAAGATGTTTTGAATCTCCTTGGACTACAAAGGCGCTGTCCGAGACCGCTTGTGAGGACTcggaagaaaacaaacagaggtTAACTGGCACCTCTTCAGCCCCCAAGCAGGTGTCTTTAGAGGGTGATGATAGCACAACTGTCAGCCCATCCACACCCATGCTCGGGGTGAAATTTTCTGCAGATAAGCCCATTGCAGAGGTCCCAAGTAGCCTGACTATCCTGGATAAAAAAGATGGGGAGCAGGCCAAAGCCCTGTTTGAGAAAGTGAGAAAATTCAGAGCTCATGTGGAGGACAGTGATTTTATCTACAAGCTTTATGTAGCACAGACTGTCGTCAAAACCATcaaatttattttaatattgtcCTACACGTCAACATTTTTTGCTAAAATAAATTTTATACATGAGTGTAAACCTGAAATAAAACAGCTGACAGGATATAAAAAGTTCTTCTGCACGCACAACATGGCTTACATGCTGAACAAGCTGCTCATAAGCTACATGGCCTTGATTCTGATCTATGGGATGACATGCTTGTACTCTCTCTTCTGGGTCTTTCGGCGTCCTCTAAAAGAGTACTCATTCGAGAAGGTCAGGGAGGAAAGCAGCTTTAGTGACATTCCTGATGTCAAAAATGACTTTGCATTCCTCTTACACATGGTTGACCAGTATGACCAACTTTACTCTAAGCGCTTTGGTGTATTCTTGTCTGAGGTGAGTGAAAACAAGCTGAGGGAGATCAGCCTAAATCACGAGTGGACCTTTGAAAAATTGAGGCAACTTGTGACTCGTAATGCACAAGACCAGCAGGAGCTGCACCTCTTCATGCTCTCTGGCCTTCCAAACGCAGTATTTGACCTAACAGACGTGGAGGTGCTTAAACTGGAGCTGATTCCTGAGGTGAGGTTCTCAGCCAAAGTCTCCCAAATGACCAGCCTGCGGGAGCTGCACCTTTGCCACTCTCCAGCCAAAGTGGAGCAGACAGGCTTTGCTTTCCTCCGTGACAATCTCCGATGCCTTCATGTCAAGTTCACCGATGTTGCTGAGATTCCACCATGGGTGTATTTGCTAAGGAGTTTGAGGGTGCTTAACCTCATTGGCAATTTGAgctcagaaaacaacaaaatgattGGTCTGGAGTCCATGCGAGACTTGAGGCATCTAAAGACACTAAGCCTGAAGAGCAACCTCACAAAAATGcccacaaacatcacagagctgTCGCCACATCTGATTCGATTGGTGGTGCACAATGACGGTACAAAACTGCTGGTACTGAACAGTCTGAAAAAAATGGTGAATCTGGTTGAATTGGAGCTGCACACCTGCGAGCTGGAGAGAATCCCCCATGCCATTTTCAGCTTGATCAACTTGCAGGAGCTTGATTTGAAATCCAACAACATTCGAACCATAGAAGAGATCATCAGCTTCCAGCACCTCAAGAGGCTGACATGCCTCAAACTGTGGCACAACAAAATTATCACCATCCCCTCTTCCATTGGCCAAGTCAAGTCTCTGGAGgccctccacctctctcacaATAAGCTGGAGTCCTTACCTCCAGCCCTGTTCACACTGCCTAAACTACGACATTTGGATGTGGGATTCAACTCTATTACGGTACTTCCTCCAGAAGTGGGGCTCCTCCACAACCTCCAGCACTTAGCCATCAACGCCAACAAGCTAGAGGTGCTGCCCAAGCCTATGTTCAGGTGCACCAAGCTAAAGGTGCTGTGTCTGGGGAACAATGCACTCACCGTGCTGCCGGAGTCTGTGGGTCAGCTGGTCCAGCTCACTCAACTGGAGCTCAGAGGAAACTGTCTGGACAGGCTGCCTGCTCAGCTGGGAAACTGCCGTCTGCTGCGCAGAAATGGCCTCGTTGTGGAGGACCATCTTTTTGATACCCTGCCTGTGGAGGTCAAGGAGAGCATTAGCAGAGAAACCAGCTTTACGAGTGGCTTATAG
- the LOC114450464 gene encoding A-kinase anchor protein 8-like isoform X1, translating into MNRKNNVPFNPQAISNVASPGYIQRPPGRVPQQFIEAMKRVSATDSSNTRTSDTPAHKGADKPSGGKWKSSFKPLDKADDSSQEESTNTLDRTGLYDPNSPLSSDSEPELPQALTPDPSPPNQDSHVAPRRSSRWDVPYSEPENRSVDRHHLSPGIRPTESQCLSPRHRPSEQQAYSPGYDSMSGHLDKRHCSPNKLIHGSSTQVFPATYGGQRTNGEDTTLPDFRRELPLTMTTVRLSPPKLKRDYQHQLTCVETDLDREAPPTKLNKNQTLTDKYPITCDLCDVALANGQELEDHLDSRIHWDTLEHIQQNNHYDDMTVAFLQEVMLYKSHQCSRPIEDSALQALQKNDHMTKVEMFHCAACKVFISTSAAQVQSHITSQEHISNTVEFEMRQRCACLSKAETMMGELKPQFEDFLQGGNPFQ; encoded by the exons atgaaccgTAAGAATAATGTACCGTTCAACCCTCAAGCAATATCAAACGTAGCTTCTCCAGGATACATACAACGACCACCTGGACG AGTACCTCAGCAGTTCATAGAGGCCATGAAACGTGTAAGTGCGACAGACAGCTCAAACACTAGGACATCGGACACTCCAGCCCACAAAGGTGCAG ACAAACCATCTGGAGGAAAATGGAAATCTTCATTCAAACCACTTGACAAAGCAGATGACAGCTCTCAGGAAGAAAGCACAAACACCTTGGACAG GACTGGACTCTACGATCCCAACAGTCCTCTGTCGTCAGACTCTGAGCCTGAGTTGCCACAAGCTCTAACCCCTGACCCCTCCCCACCCAACCAAGACAGCCATGTTGCACCACGTAGAAGCTCTCGCTGGGATGTACCTTACTCTGAGCCAGAGAACCGATCCGTGGACAGACATCACTTAAGCCCTGGGATCAGACCCACAGAGAGTCAATGTCTCAGTCCAAGACATAGACCATCTGAACAACAGGCTTATAGCCCAGGCTATGACTCTAtgagtggacacctggacaAAAGACACTGCAGCCCCAACAAGCTTATTCATGGCTCCTCCACTCAGGTGTTTCCCGCAACTTATGGAGGGCAGAGGACCAACGGGGAAGACACAACATTGCCAGACTTTAGGAGAGAGTTACCACTGACA ATGACTACAGTTAGATTATCTCCTCCCAAGTTAAAGAGGGACTATCAACATCAGTTAACATGTGTGGAAACAG ATCTGGACCGAGAGGCACCTCCAACAAAACTGAACAAGAATCAAACTTTAACAGACAA GTATCCCATCACCTGTGACCTTTGTGACGTTGCGCTTGCCAACGGGCAGGAGCTGGAGGACCATTTGGACAGCAGAATTCACTGGGACACACTGGAGCACATTCAGCAGAATAATCACTACGATGATATGACTGTAGCATTCCTGCAG GAAGTCATGCTGTATAAAAGTCATCAGTGCAGCCGACCGATTGAGGACAGTGCACTTCAAG CTCTGCAGAAAAATGACCACATGACGAAGGTGGAAATGTTTCACTGTGCAGCTTGCAAAGTCTTCATATCTACGTCTGCAGCCCAAGTGCAGAGTCACATCACCTCTCAGGAACACATCTCTAACACAGTG GAGTTTGAGATGCGGCAGAGATGCGCCTGCCTCAGCAAGGCAGAAACCATGATGGGGGAGCTGAAGCCGCAGTTTGAAGACTTCCTGCAG GGTGGCAACCCATTTCAATGA
- the LOC114450464 gene encoding DBIRD complex subunit ZNF326-like isoform X3, producing MNRKNNVPFNPQAISNVASPGYIQRPPGRVPQQFIEAMKRVSATDSSNTRTSDTPAHKGADKPSGGKWKSSFKPLDKADDSSQEESTNTLDRTGLYDPNSPLSSDSEPELPQALTPDPSPPNQDSHVAPRRSSRWDVPYSEPENRSVDRHHLSPGIRPTESQCLSPRHRPSEQQAYSPGYDSMSGHLDKRHCSPNKLIHGSSTQVFPATYGGQRTNGEDTTLPDFRREMTTVRLSPPKLKRDYQHQLTCVETDLDREAPPTKLNKNQTLTDKYPITCDLCDVALANGQELEDHLDSRIHWDTLEHIQQNNHYDDMTVAFLQEVMLYKSHQCSRPIEDSALQALQKNDHMTKVEMFHCAACKVFISTSAAQVQSHITSQEHISNTVEFEMRQRCACLSKAETMMGELKPQFEDFLQGGNPFQ from the exons atgaaccgTAAGAATAATGTACCGTTCAACCCTCAAGCAATATCAAACGTAGCTTCTCCAGGATACATACAACGACCACCTGGACG AGTACCTCAGCAGTTCATAGAGGCCATGAAACGTGTAAGTGCGACAGACAGCTCAAACACTAGGACATCGGACACTCCAGCCCACAAAGGTGCAG ACAAACCATCTGGAGGAAAATGGAAATCTTCATTCAAACCACTTGACAAAGCAGATGACAGCTCTCAGGAAGAAAGCACAAACACCTTGGACAG GACTGGACTCTACGATCCCAACAGTCCTCTGTCGTCAGACTCTGAGCCTGAGTTGCCACAAGCTCTAACCCCTGACCCCTCCCCACCCAACCAAGACAGCCATGTTGCACCACGTAGAAGCTCTCGCTGGGATGTACCTTACTCTGAGCCAGAGAACCGATCCGTGGACAGACATCACTTAAGCCCTGGGATCAGACCCACAGAGAGTCAATGTCTCAGTCCAAGACATAGACCATCTGAACAACAGGCTTATAGCCCAGGCTATGACTCTAtgagtggacacctggacaAAAGACACTGCAGCCCCAACAAGCTTATTCATGGCTCCTCCACTCAGGTGTTTCCCGCAACTTATGGAGGGCAGAGGACCAACGGGGAAGACACAACATTGCCAGACTTTAGGAGAGAG ATGACTACAGTTAGATTATCTCCTCCCAAGTTAAAGAGGGACTATCAACATCAGTTAACATGTGTGGAAACAG ATCTGGACCGAGAGGCACCTCCAACAAAACTGAACAAGAATCAAACTTTAACAGACAA GTATCCCATCACCTGTGACCTTTGTGACGTTGCGCTTGCCAACGGGCAGGAGCTGGAGGACCATTTGGACAGCAGAATTCACTGGGACACACTGGAGCACATTCAGCAGAATAATCACTACGATGATATGACTGTAGCATTCCTGCAG GAAGTCATGCTGTATAAAAGTCATCAGTGCAGCCGACCGATTGAGGACAGTGCACTTCAAG CTCTGCAGAAAAATGACCACATGACGAAGGTGGAAATGTTTCACTGTGCAGCTTGCAAAGTCTTCATATCTACGTCTGCAGCCCAAGTGCAGAGTCACATCACCTCTCAGGAACACATCTCTAACACAGTG GAGTTTGAGATGCGGCAGAGATGCGCCTGCCTCAGCAAGGCAGAAACCATGATGGGGGAGCTGAAGCCGCAGTTTGAAGACTTCCTGCAG GGTGGCAACCCATTTCAATGA
- the LOC114450464 gene encoding A-kinase anchor protein 8-like isoform X2, translating into MNRKNNVPFNPQAISNVASPGYIQRPPGRVPQQFIEAMKRVSATDSSNTRTSDTPAHKDKPSGGKWKSSFKPLDKADDSSQEESTNTLDRTGLYDPNSPLSSDSEPELPQALTPDPSPPNQDSHVAPRRSSRWDVPYSEPENRSVDRHHLSPGIRPTESQCLSPRHRPSEQQAYSPGYDSMSGHLDKRHCSPNKLIHGSSTQVFPATYGGQRTNGEDTTLPDFRRELPLTMTTVRLSPPKLKRDYQHQLTCVETDLDREAPPTKLNKNQTLTDKYPITCDLCDVALANGQELEDHLDSRIHWDTLEHIQQNNHYDDMTVAFLQEVMLYKSHQCSRPIEDSALQALQKNDHMTKVEMFHCAACKVFISTSAAQVQSHITSQEHISNTVEFEMRQRCACLSKAETMMGELKPQFEDFLQGGNPFQ; encoded by the exons atgaaccgTAAGAATAATGTACCGTTCAACCCTCAAGCAATATCAAACGTAGCTTCTCCAGGATACATACAACGACCACCTGGACG AGTACCTCAGCAGTTCATAGAGGCCATGAAACGTGTAAGTGCGACAGACAGCTCAAACACTAGGACATCGGACACTCCAGCCCACAAAG ACAAACCATCTGGAGGAAAATGGAAATCTTCATTCAAACCACTTGACAAAGCAGATGACAGCTCTCAGGAAGAAAGCACAAACACCTTGGACAG GACTGGACTCTACGATCCCAACAGTCCTCTGTCGTCAGACTCTGAGCCTGAGTTGCCACAAGCTCTAACCCCTGACCCCTCCCCACCCAACCAAGACAGCCATGTTGCACCACGTAGAAGCTCTCGCTGGGATGTACCTTACTCTGAGCCAGAGAACCGATCCGTGGACAGACATCACTTAAGCCCTGGGATCAGACCCACAGAGAGTCAATGTCTCAGTCCAAGACATAGACCATCTGAACAACAGGCTTATAGCCCAGGCTATGACTCTAtgagtggacacctggacaAAAGACACTGCAGCCCCAACAAGCTTATTCATGGCTCCTCCACTCAGGTGTTTCCCGCAACTTATGGAGGGCAGAGGACCAACGGGGAAGACACAACATTGCCAGACTTTAGGAGAGAGTTACCACTGACA ATGACTACAGTTAGATTATCTCCTCCCAAGTTAAAGAGGGACTATCAACATCAGTTAACATGTGTGGAAACAG ATCTGGACCGAGAGGCACCTCCAACAAAACTGAACAAGAATCAAACTTTAACAGACAA GTATCCCATCACCTGTGACCTTTGTGACGTTGCGCTTGCCAACGGGCAGGAGCTGGAGGACCATTTGGACAGCAGAATTCACTGGGACACACTGGAGCACATTCAGCAGAATAATCACTACGATGATATGACTGTAGCATTCCTGCAG GAAGTCATGCTGTATAAAAGTCATCAGTGCAGCCGACCGATTGAGGACAGTGCACTTCAAG CTCTGCAGAAAAATGACCACATGACGAAGGTGGAAATGTTTCACTGTGCAGCTTGCAAAGTCTTCATATCTACGTCTGCAGCCCAAGTGCAGAGTCACATCACCTCTCAGGAACACATCTCTAACACAGTG GAGTTTGAGATGCGGCAGAGATGCGCCTGCCTCAGCAAGGCAGAAACCATGATGGGGGAGCTGAAGCCGCAGTTTGAAGACTTCCTGCAG GGTGGCAACCCATTTCAATGA